GAATTCACGTTCTTCATTGAATAGCTTATGTAACGGAAGCCGTACGATTTCCGTCGTGTCGTTAACGAAGTGAATTAAATTAGGATCAACGTCCAGTAATAAGTTTCTATCAAATAACGGATATTGTGGAATGATACGTAGATTATTAACGTCCGTACGGACAACAGCAAACTcgaattcatcatcattttcattttcattatcatCATGATCATGCTCTGGATTACAGTCGTTATTAGGAGCGGAAAACTCACTGCTATGGTGATCGTGATCGTTGAAGATATCATCGTAATCGTCGTTATTGTGACGGAATTCTTCAACGACTCTAGCGGCAACATCGGCGAGGTTGTTTGAGGAGTTATTGGTGGTGAAGCTAGCTGGAGAGATGGCAGAAGAAACTGTGCTGGACTGCATGGTGAAAGAGCCAGGGAGATCGATCCAGTCtctaaaatgaaatgaaaagaaaaaaaaaattgtatgatGATTGATGAGGGATAGGCTAATTGTGAATTGCCAAATGAAATGAGTGAGTTGATTGGGCCATGGGGATATTAATTGTGGGTTTCTACATCTTcatgttaatttgttattattattggggTTTAAAACTTTAGAATTAGATGAGAAATCATTTTAGACACTAGAATAATAATGACAAAATAATTAGGAAGGCTTAAGGCACAAGTAATGCGTTCTTTTATGCAATGGTTTTTTAACATAAACATCTATAAGTTGAGAAATAGTACTGTATGTTGTAACtaaaaagaattttataaatGAATCCAACTAAATAAAGAGACTTTAAGTTATGCTTTATCTACAATCAAATGCTTACTAATATTATTTACAAATGAAAATGGaccaacaaaagaaaaataagtcTAATGGTATTTATTAAGTGCATAATatatttgtacatttttttttacaagtaaatTTTATCTCATACGTttatgatgtgtgctaatcgtACAACgaaatataacttttgttaatGTTAGTATGGATTGATTTTGGAAAAGGATCTTTAAAAATAAGAAggcttttaaacttttaaatatatgaataaagaaaaatgattaatcattctaacaaaatcttttaaaattagGATGATAATATTTGAAAAGATAGATTATGAAAAAAGATTTAGTAGAATCCACATGTTATATGTATAAgattttaagaggatttttaagctGATGTTTAGAAGGATTAATATTTTTCAAGAATAAAACCATTCATATTTGGAAATGTATGACCATCAAATGGTATTTTGTaagaatatattattattaaagtaaatGCTTAACTAAGTATTTGAATGAAGACAAGTATGTTTAGTAAAAGTAGTTGTATTTTGTAGTTCTAGTTTTTAATTGGAGTTGTAAGTTGTATGTTTTAGGCAAAATTGTTAACTagagcttttattttttaaaagtgtctGGTATGGTAACTGTAGGTGCAACTTTAAGAGGTATTTGTATAACTTTTGAAGATTAAAAGCTttgaaaagctaaagctcctgaaacCCTATTTCAAGTAGCGTCTCATTTtagagttttttaaaaaataaataaaaaccaaagCTAGTTGCattcaaacaaaacttttaacactttaagagcttttagtttaaaataaaaagctaaaacctttaaaaagcttttgaaaaactTGTGTCAAATAAAACCAACGTTTTTAGCTAAGGATCcgatccttataaatccttatactttatttatttatttatacattttttttatataaaacatgcGTGCTAATGTGAAAAATGTAAAGATATCAAAGATATTTGTATGAATTGAGATAcatttaaagattttaaaagtttttaaaaacatcaaaaattttgtaaaaatataatatgacaTTTCATCTAAAGATGCGTAAAGTTGAAACACCATTAGAGATGGTGTAAATGTGATGGGAGATGTAATTTTCATTATAGCTCAGTGGTTGAGCACTAGTTTTATATGTTAGAGGTCTCGAATTTGAGAGGTGGAAAGGACATTTGAAGGATTTTAACAATAAAGTCATCTGGTGAAGCAAGTTTGAGTTCTGCAGAGAGGGCATa
The Erigeron canadensis isolate Cc75 chromosome 2, C_canadensis_v1, whole genome shotgun sequence DNA segment above includes these coding regions:
- the LOC122588297 gene encoding uncharacterized protein LOC122588297, producing the protein MQSSTVSSAISPASFTTNNSSNNLADVAARVVEEFRHNNDDYDDIFNDHDHHSSEFSAPNNDCNPEHDHDDNENENDDEFEFAVVRTDVNNLRIIPQYPLFDRNLLLDVDPNLIHFVNDTTEIVRLPLHKLFNEEREFTSSESTSSESDDLDGVNPNTYCVWKPPEKSTSSRRWKIRDILFRSNSDSKTTSFGKKNDENSDGAVKSESRGSRRRLYLPFRQALVDSFSNVSQSNRNLRPF